Proteins from a genomic interval of Caulobacter sp. NIBR1757:
- a CDS encoding putative DNA modification/repair radical SAM protein yields MAVLDRKRKLSILSDAAKYDASCASSGSNKRDSVGGKGVGSTEGMGICHAYAPDGRCISLLKILLTNFCIYDCAYCINRVSSNVARARFTVQEVVDLTLGFYKRNYIEGLFLSSGIIKSGDYTLEEMVRVARALRLDHDFRGYIHLKLIPEASPALVLEAGLYADRVSINIELPSDASLSHLAPQKDVRVIKKAMGGVKLAIDEGKEKGRKTKPPRFAPAGQSTQLIIGADACSDGEILNRSARLYGGYGLRRVYYSAFSPIPDASRNLPLERPPLMREHRLYQADWLMRFYGFERQEIVGDEGNLDLAIDPKLAWALAHREDFPVDVNRADRETLLRTPGLGVKTVDRMIALRRQKRLRLEDVKRLARGVEKVKPFIVTEDWTPGSLTDRLDLRAQVAPEQPRLL; encoded by the coding sequence ATGGCCGTGCTCGATCGCAAGCGTAAACTCTCCATCCTCTCCGACGCCGCGAAATACGACGCCTCCTGCGCCTCGTCGGGGTCGAACAAGCGCGACTCCGTGGGCGGCAAGGGGGTGGGGTCGACCGAGGGCATGGGCATCTGTCACGCCTATGCGCCGGACGGGCGGTGCATCAGCCTGCTCAAGATCCTGCTGACCAACTTCTGCATCTACGACTGCGCCTACTGCATCAACCGGGTGAGTTCGAACGTGGCCCGGGCCCGGTTCACGGTACAGGAGGTCGTCGACCTGACGCTGGGCTTCTACAAGCGCAACTATATCGAGGGGCTGTTCCTCTCGTCGGGGATCATCAAGAGCGGCGACTACACGCTGGAAGAGATGGTGCGGGTGGCCAGGGCGCTGCGGCTCGACCACGATTTCCGGGGCTATATCCATCTCAAGCTGATCCCCGAGGCTTCGCCGGCCCTGGTGCTGGAGGCGGGGCTCTATGCGGACCGGGTGTCGATCAACATCGAGCTGCCGAGCGACGCCAGCCTGAGCCATTTGGCCCCGCAGAAGGACGTGCGGGTGATCAAGAAGGCGATGGGCGGGGTGAAGCTGGCCATCGACGAGGGCAAGGAAAAGGGGCGCAAGACGAAGCCGCCGCGCTTCGCCCCGGCCGGGCAATCGACGCAGCTGATCATCGGGGCGGACGCCTGCAGCGATGGTGAGATCCTGAACCGCAGCGCGCGGCTGTACGGCGGCTACGGCCTGCGGCGGGTCTACTACTCGGCCTTCAGCCCGATCCCTGATGCGTCGCGCAACCTGCCGCTGGAGCGGCCGCCGCTGATGCGCGAACACCGGCTGTACCAGGCCGACTGGCTGATGCGGTTCTACGGCTTCGAGCGGCAGGAGATTGTCGGGGACGAGGGCAATCTGGACCTGGCCATCGATCCGAAGCTGGCCTGGGCCCTGGCCCATCGCGAGGATTTTCCGGTCGATGTGAACAGGGCCGACCGCGAGACGCTGCTGCGCACGCCGGGGCTGGGGGTGAAGACGGTTGACCGGATGATCGCGCTGCGGCGCCAGAAGCGGTTGCGGCTGGAGGATGTGAAGCGGCTGGCGCGGGGCGTCGAGAAGGTGAAGCCGTTCATCGTCACGGAGGACTGGACGCCCGGCTCGCTGACCGACCGGCTGGACCTTCGGGCCCAGGTGGCGCCGGAACAGCCGAGGCTGCTGTGA
- a CDS encoding UdgX family uracil-DNA binding protein (This protein belongs to the uracil DNA glycosylase superfamily, members of which act in excision repair of DNA. However, it belongs more specifically to UdgX branch, whose founding member was found to bind uracil in DNA (where it does not belong), without cleaving it, appears to promote DNA repair by a pathway involving RecA, rather than base excision.) — MRQVRLAGPTDFEGWRLAARALRLGGVEPTRVAWTVAGEGDLFAEPGGVEEASDAAPAFRTPRAFVELAQDVICHRGGDRFDLLYRLLWRLEAEQNLMLDITDADVARAREMAKNVSRASHKMKAFVRFRRIEGTEPEAYAAWFEPAHYVVERTSGFFVRRFTGMLFSILTPDLCCHWDGEALAFSPGVSRDQAPADDVLEEYWRTYYAAIFNPARLKVKAMQAEMPKRYWRNLPEARLIPELIASAGERTAAMVAAAPTEPSRHAIKAARAAARDAPFGEGQPTSLEELVAGVDGCRRCDLWKDATQGVPGEGAARARLMVVGEQPGDQEDLAGRPFVGPAGQVFNQALEKAGVPREAAYVTNAVKHFKHELRGKRRIHKTPAAPEIVACRWWLDSERRLIRPKVIVALGATAAQAVFGKAMPIAASRGRAIQLDDQAQGVVTYHPSFLLRVPDAKAKAEGFAALVEDLALAWRLAA; from the coding sequence GTGAGGCAGGTTCGGCTGGCGGGACCCACCGACTTCGAGGGCTGGCGGCTCGCGGCGCGGGCCTTGCGGCTGGGCGGGGTGGAGCCGACGCGCGTCGCCTGGACGGTGGCGGGCGAAGGCGATCTCTTCGCCGAGCCGGGCGGGGTCGAGGAGGCCTCGGACGCGGCCCCGGCCTTCCGCACGCCGCGGGCCTTCGTCGAGCTGGCGCAGGATGTCATCTGCCACCGCGGCGGGGATCGGTTCGACCTGCTGTATCGGCTGCTCTGGCGGCTGGAGGCAGAGCAGAACCTGATGCTCGACATCACCGACGCGGACGTCGCCCGGGCCCGCGAAATGGCCAAGAACGTCTCCCGCGCCAGCCACAAGATGAAGGCCTTCGTGCGCTTCCGTCGGATCGAGGGGACCGAACCGGAGGCCTATGCCGCCTGGTTCGAGCCGGCGCACTACGTCGTCGAGCGGACGTCGGGCTTCTTCGTGCGGCGGTTCACGGGGATGCTGTTCTCGATCCTGACGCCTGACCTCTGTTGCCATTGGGACGGGGAGGCGCTGGCCTTTTCGCCCGGTGTTTCACGCGACCAGGCCCCGGCCGACGACGTGCTGGAGGAGTATTGGCGCACCTACTACGCCGCGATCTTCAACCCGGCCCGGCTGAAGGTGAAGGCCATGCAAGCCGAGATGCCCAAGCGCTATTGGCGCAACCTTCCGGAGGCGCGGCTCATTCCGGAGCTGATCGCCAGCGCCGGGGAAAGGACCGCCGCCATGGTCGCCGCCGCGCCGACCGAGCCCTCCCGCCACGCCATCAAGGCCGCCCGCGCCGCCGCCCGCGATGCGCCGTTCGGTGAGGGCCAGCCGACCTCGCTCGAAGAACTGGTGGCCGGCGTCGATGGCTGCCGCCGCTGCGACCTCTGGAAGGACGCCACCCAGGGCGTGCCGGGCGAGGGGGCGGCGCGGGCCCGGCTGATGGTCGTCGGCGAGCAGCCGGGGGATCAGGAGGACCTGGCCGGTCGGCCCTTCGTCGGGCCGGCCGGGCAGGTGTTCAACCAGGCTCTGGAGAAGGCGGGGGTGCCGCGCGAGGCGGCTTACGTCACCAATGCGGTGAAGCACTTCAAGCACGAGCTGCGCGGCAAGCGGCGGATCCACAAGACGCCGGCGGCGCCGGAGATCGTCGCCTGTCGCTGGTGGCTGGACAGTGAGCGGCGGCTGATCCGGCCAAAGGTGATCGTGGCCCTGGGGGCGACAGCGGCGCAGGCGGTGTTCGGCAAGGCTATGCCGATCGCGGCGAGCCGGGGGCGGGCCATCCAGCTGGATGACCAGGCCCAGGGGGTGGTGACCTATCACCCGTCCTTCCTGCTGCGCGTGCCGGATGCGAAGGCCAAGGCGGAGGGGTTCGCGGCGCTGGTCGAGGACCTGGCGCTGGCGTGGCGGCTGGCGGCGTGA
- a CDS encoding pectate lyase → MFKQRLVVIVLGLAVCFAPLGGVTAQTPESASPPLAFPGALGWAAKTPGGRGGEIIRVTNLNGDGPGSFKAAVEAKGPRIVVFEVGGVIDMGGKTLTIREPFLTIAGQTAPSPGVTLIRGGIDLATHDVVVQHIRVRPGDAGFPKKSGKDFDSISTQGISYNIIIDHCSLTWGTDENLSASGPRFVGETPDDWRAGTSRNITFSNNIIAESLRYSTHAKIEHSKGSLIHDNITGILIVGNLYAHNFERNPLFKGGVRGVVVNNLIYNPGQRAIHYNLMAEEWGDHPWQVGQLVAVGNVLRGGMDTAEHIAFLEIGGYGDLEYYGKDNIAVDRYGRPLAMFGRYTTSPAKIIQKGKPMLWPEGLKAMPASAVQQSVLISAGARPWDRDANDVQLISDTAEGRGAIIDSQDDLHGYPNPKPTAKPFNPDDWNLFDMTPKRPDVLDAGAKAKGT, encoded by the coding sequence GTGTTTAAACAACGGCTTGTGGTCATAGTTTTGGGTTTGGCGGTCTGTTTCGCGCCGCTCGGCGGCGTCACGGCGCAGACGCCTGAGTCGGCGTCGCCGCCGCTGGCCTTTCCGGGCGCACTGGGCTGGGCGGCGAAGACGCCGGGCGGCCGTGGCGGCGAGATCATCCGGGTGACGAACCTAAATGGCGACGGGCCGGGATCCTTCAAGGCGGCGGTCGAGGCCAAGGGGCCGCGCATTGTCGTCTTCGAGGTCGGCGGGGTGATCGACATGGGCGGCAAGACCCTGACGATTCGCGAGCCTTTCCTGACGATTGCCGGGCAGACGGCGCCGTCGCCGGGTGTGACCCTGATCCGCGGCGGCATCGACCTGGCCACCCACGACGTGGTCGTGCAGCACATCCGCGTGCGGCCGGGCGACGCCGGCTTTCCGAAGAAGAGCGGCAAGGACTTCGACAGCATCTCCACCCAGGGGATCAGCTACAACATCATCATCGACCACTGCAGCCTGACCTGGGGCACGGACGAGAACCTGTCGGCCTCGGGCCCCAGGTTCGTGGGCGAGACGCCGGACGACTGGCGGGCCGGCACCTCGCGCAACATCACCTTCTCGAACAACATCATCGCCGAGAGCCTGCGTTACTCGACCCATGCCAAGATCGAGCATTCCAAGGGCAGCCTGATCCACGACAACATCACCGGCATCCTGATCGTCGGGAACCTCTACGCCCACAATTTCGAGCGCAATCCGCTGTTCAAGGGCGGGGTGCGCGGGGTGGTGGTCAACAACCTGATCTACAATCCGGGCCAGCGGGCCATCCACTACAACCTGATGGCCGAGGAATGGGGCGACCATCCCTGGCAGGTGGGGCAGCTGGTGGCGGTGGGCAATGTGCTGCGCGGCGGCATGGACACGGCCGAGCACATCGCCTTCCTGGAGATCGGCGGCTACGGCGATCTGGAGTACTACGGCAAGGACAACATCGCCGTGGATCGCTATGGACGGCCGCTGGCGATGTTCGGGCGCTATACGACCAGCCCGGCGAAGATCATCCAGAAGGGCAAGCCGATGCTGTGGCCGGAGGGGCTGAAAGCCATGCCGGCGTCGGCGGTGCAGCAGTCGGTGCTGATCAGCGCCGGGGCCCGGCCCTGGGACCGCGACGCCAATGACGTGCAGCTGATCAGCGACACGGCCGAAGGGCGCGGGGCGATCATCGACAGCCAGGACGACCTGCACGGCTATCCGAACCCGAAGCCGACGGCGAAACCCTTCAATCCGGACGACTGGAACCTGTTCGACATGACGCCGAAGCGGCCGGACGTGCTTGACGCCGGGGCGAAGGCGAAGGGGACTTAA
- a CDS encoding ABC transporter ATP-binding protein, translating to MTLALEVRDVRRAYGAVQALRGVTLTLEPGAITCLLGPSGCGKSTLLRLIAGLEPVDGGEILKAGALVSGPGVHVPAERRGIGLVFQDYALFPHLSGFGNAEFGLQALPPARRKQQAADALARAHIGQRGDAFPGQLSGGERQRVALARAIAPAPSVLLLDEPFSGLDGMLRAQVRDAALETLRQSGAAVLIVTHDAEEAMRMGDQLALMQAGAILQSGTPEDCYLRPTSLDAARLLGPANALPARIENGMAVTAWGAFPAGHGGDTVIARPEAFVLSEKGVQAEVLERHYAGARCDLKLRAGDSAINARVPSLNAPRVGDRIHVRLDPALCTIVNAGEV from the coding sequence ATGACGCTGGCGCTGGAAGTCCGCGACGTCCGCCGCGCCTACGGCGCCGTGCAGGCCCTGCGCGGCGTCACCCTGACGCTTGAGCCTGGCGCCATCACCTGCCTGCTGGGCCCCAGCGGCTGCGGCAAGAGCACCCTGCTGCGCCTGATCGCCGGGCTCGAACCGGTCGATGGCGGCGAGATCCTCAAGGCCGGCGCCCTGGTCTCCGGCCCCGGCGTCCATGTCCCGGCCGAAAGGCGCGGCATCGGCTTGGTCTTCCAGGACTACGCCCTGTTTCCCCACCTCAGCGGCTTTGGCAACGCCGAGTTCGGCCTGCAGGCCCTGCCCCCCGCCCGGCGCAAGCAACAGGCCGCGGACGCCCTGGCCCGCGCCCACATCGGACAGCGCGGCGACGCCTTCCCCGGCCAGCTCTCCGGCGGCGAGCGCCAGCGCGTCGCCCTGGCCCGCGCCATCGCTCCGGCTCCCTCGGTCCTGCTGCTCGACGAGCCCTTCTCCGGCCTCGACGGCATGCTCCGCGCCCAGGTCCGCGACGCCGCTCTCGAAACCCTGCGCCAGAGCGGCGCCGCCGTGCTGATCGTCACCCACGACGCCGAGGAGGCCATGCGCATGGGCGACCAGCTGGCCCTCATGCAGGCGGGCGCCATCCTGCAGTCGGGCACCCCCGAGGACTGCTACCTGCGCCCGACCAGCCTCGACGCCGCCCGCCTGCTCGGCCCGGCCAACGCCCTGCCGGCCCGCATCGAAAACGGCATGGCCGTCACCGCCTGGGGCGCCTTCCCCGCCGGCCATGGCGGCGACACCGTCATCGCCCGCCCGGAAGCCTTCGTGCTGTCGGAGAAAGGCGTCCAGGCCGAAGTGCTCGAACGCCACTACGCCGGCGCCCGCTGCGACCTCAAGCTGCGCGCGGGCGACAGCGCCATCAACGCCCGCGTCCCCAGCCTGAACGCCCCCAGGGTCGGCGACCGCATCCACGTCCGCCTCGACCCGGCGCTCTGCACGATCGTCAACGCCGGCGAGGTTTGA
- a CDS encoding MFS transporter, with the protein MSSATEADGPSPSIKVGNYRWLICTLLFAAMVINYVDRQMLGVLKPTLSAEFGWTETQYADIIFWFQAAYAVSYLLFGRFIDRIGARWGFGVAFLIWQIGHIAHAGVSSLSHMIAARVLLGVGEGGGFPGGIKAVAEWFPKKERAFATGLFNAGTNIGAIVTPLVVPALVLAWGWQAAFVVTGLAGLLWLPIWLIVYRRPREQKALTPAELAWIEQDAPDPVEKVGWLKLLTIKETWAYALGKFLIDPIWWMFLFWLPDFLSKKHGLDLKTFGIPLVCIYLLSDVGSVGGGWMSSAMMKRGMSLNAARKTAMLICALLAVPVCLGAVVDNLWMAVLIIGVATAAHQGFSANLYTLPSDVFPRSAVGSVVGIGGMVGAFGGMAMAKYAGWVLDKIGSYTPIFVVAASAYLLALGVVHLLTPKMEPVKL; encoded by the coding sequence ATGAGCAGCGCGACCGAGGCTGACGGGCCATCGCCTTCCATCAAGGTGGGCAACTACCGCTGGCTGATCTGTACGCTGCTGTTCGCGGCGATGGTCATCAACTACGTCGATCGCCAGATGCTGGGGGTGCTCAAGCCCACCCTGTCGGCCGAGTTCGGCTGGACCGAGACGCAGTACGCCGACATCATCTTCTGGTTCCAGGCCGCCTATGCCGTCTCCTACCTGCTGTTCGGTCGCTTCATCGACCGCATCGGCGCCCGCTGGGGCTTCGGCGTCGCCTTCCTGATCTGGCAGATCGGCCATATCGCCCACGCCGGCGTCAGCTCGCTCAGCCACATGATCGCCGCCCGCGTCCTGCTCGGCGTCGGTGAGGGCGGCGGCTTTCCGGGCGGCATCAAGGCCGTGGCCGAGTGGTTTCCCAAGAAGGAGCGCGCCTTCGCCACCGGCCTGTTCAACGCCGGCACCAACATCGGCGCCATCGTCACCCCGCTGGTGGTGCCGGCCCTGGTGCTGGCCTGGGGCTGGCAGGCGGCCTTCGTCGTCACCGGCCTCGCCGGCCTGCTGTGGCTGCCGATCTGGCTGATCGTCTATCGCCGTCCGCGCGAGCAGAAGGCCCTCACGCCCGCCGAACTGGCCTGGATCGAACAGGACGCCCCGGACCCGGTCGAGAAGGTCGGCTGGCTGAAGCTGCTGACCATCAAGGAAACCTGGGCCTATGCGCTCGGCAAGTTCCTGATCGATCCGATCTGGTGGATGTTCCTCTTCTGGCTGCCGGACTTCCTGTCCAAGAAGCACGGCCTCGACCTCAAGACCTTCGGCATCCCGCTGGTCTGCATCTACCTGCTCAGCGACGTCGGCAGCGTCGGCGGCGGCTGGATGAGTTCGGCGATGATGAAGCGCGGCATGAGCCTCAACGCCGCCCGCAAGACGGCCATGCTGATCTGCGCCCTGCTGGCGGTGCCGGTCTGCCTCGGCGCCGTGGTCGACAACCTGTGGATGGCGGTGCTGATCATCGGCGTGGCGACGGCGGCCCACCAGGGCTTCTCGGCCAACCTCTACACCCTGCCCTCGGACGTCTTCCCGCGCTCGGCGGTGGGCTCGGTGGTCGGCATCGGCGGCATGGTCGGGGCCTTCGGCGGCATGGCCATGGCCAAGTACGCCGGCTGGGTGCTCGACAAGATCGGAAGCTACACGCCCATCTTCGTGGTCGCCGCCAGCGCCTACCTGCTGGCCCTCGGCGTCGTCCACCTGCTGACCCCGAAGATGGAGCCAGTGAAGCTCTAG
- a CDS encoding transglutaminase family protein, which translates to MAFATVARLMIQHETRYHYEKPVAFGPQRLMLRPRDSHGLKVEKASIAVGPPGALRWTYDAYSNCVCWFTPAGESTELVIISQLVIERFPAPLLPFQPDNPHTAMPIVYSRDDRAALAPYMIPESDDDVLVNAWLKDQMDKPDEPVLEFLLRINRTIDGFGYKARYEEGVQTPAETLRGQSGTCRDFAWLMVEVLRRAGYAARFVTGYLHSPRATLRGAGATHAWCEVFLPDLGWTEFDPTNGLAESPDLIPVAVSRTPREAAPVSGTLIGDPGKSTLTVNVTVSAADDLATAA; encoded by the coding sequence ATGGCTTTCGCCACCGTGGCACGCCTCATGATCCAGCACGAAACCCGCTACCACTACGAAAAACCGGTAGCCTTCGGCCCCCAGCGCCTGATGCTGCGGCCGCGCGACAGCCATGGGCTGAAGGTCGAGAAGGCCTCGATCGCCGTCGGCCCGCCCGGCGCCCTTCGCTGGACCTACGACGCCTACAGCAACTGCGTCTGCTGGTTCACCCCCGCCGGCGAGTCCACCGAACTGGTCATCATCAGCCAACTGGTCATCGAGCGGTTCCCCGCCCCCCTGCTGCCGTTCCAGCCCGACAACCCCCACACCGCCATGCCGATCGTCTACAGCCGCGACGACCGCGCGGCGCTGGCCCCCTACATGATCCCCGAAAGCGACGACGACGTCCTCGTCAACGCCTGGCTCAAGGACCAGATGGACAAGCCCGACGAGCCGGTCCTGGAATTCCTGCTGCGCATCAACCGCACCATCGACGGCTTCGGCTACAAGGCCCGCTACGAGGAAGGCGTCCAGACCCCGGCCGAGACCCTGCGCGGCCAGTCCGGCACCTGCCGCGACTTCGCCTGGCTGATGGTCGAGGTGCTGCGCCGGGCGGGCTACGCGGCGCGTTTCGTCACCGGCTACCTGCATAGCCCCCGCGCCACCTTGCGCGGGGCCGGCGCCACCCATGCCTGGTGCGAGGTCTTCCTGCCCGATCTCGGCTGGACCGAATTCGACCCGACCAATGGCCTGGCCGAATCCCCCGATCTCATTCCTGTCGCCGTCAGCCGCACCCCGCGCGAGGCCGCGCCGGTCAGCGGCACCCTGATCGGCGATCCGGGCAAGAGCACCCTCACTGTCAATGTCACCGTTTCGGCCGCCGACGACCTGGCGACGGCCGCCTGA
- a CDS encoding fumarylacetoacetate hydrolase family protein: MKRSAASTVTGDNSAEIARAFTTARRDARPLPGFPGAIPADLAGSYAIQDQALDQWGEAPVGWKVGRIAPDLQGRLGEARVAGPVFARNRWLSIPGQVLDVPVFVGGFAAVEGEFVYRLGADAPAGKTAWTAAEALDLADGLFVGVEIAGSPLATINALGPLVVASDFGNNWGLILGPAIDGWRSRPFDSLTCRTSIDGALVGTGSAADLPDGPAEAFAWLLGHCAARGRPLKAGDLVTTGAVTGVHDIVAGQTARIDFGAFGEILCRAKPAGPIGEEETTHEQRDRG; this comes from the coding sequence TTGAAGCGATCGGCGGCCAGCACCGTGACCGGCGACAACAGCGCCGAGATCGCGCGCGCCTTCACCACCGCCCGGCGCGACGCCAGGCCCCTGCCCGGCTTCCCCGGCGCCATCCCCGCCGACCTCGCCGGCTCCTACGCCATCCAGGACCAGGCGCTCGATCAATGGGGCGAGGCCCCGGTCGGCTGGAAGGTCGGCCGCATCGCCCCGGACCTGCAAGGCAGGCTCGGCGAAGCCCGCGTCGCCGGCCCGGTGTTCGCCCGCAATCGCTGGCTCTCTATCCCCGGCCAGGTGCTCGACGTGCCGGTCTTCGTCGGCGGGTTCGCCGCCGTCGAGGGCGAGTTCGTCTATCGCCTGGGGGCCGACGCCCCGGCCGGCAAGACCGCCTGGACCGCCGCCGAGGCGCTGGACCTGGCCGATGGCCTGTTCGTCGGCGTCGAGATCGCCGGCAGCCCGCTGGCCACCATCAACGCGCTGGGCCCCCTCGTCGTGGCCAGCGACTTCGGCAACAACTGGGGCCTGATCCTCGGCCCGGCCATCGACGGCTGGCGCAGCCGCCCTTTCGACAGCCTGACCTGCCGCACGTCCATCGATGGCGCCCTGGTCGGAACCGGCTCGGCCGCCGACCTTCCGGACGGCCCGGCCGAGGCCTTCGCCTGGCTGCTCGGCCATTGCGCCGCGCGCGGCCGGCCGCTGAAAGCCGGTGACCTGGTCACCACTGGCGCCGTCACCGGCGTGCATGACATCGTCGCGGGTCAGACCGCGCGCATCGATTTTGGGGCTTTCGGCGAAATCCTGTGCCGGGCGAAACCGGCGGGGCCGATCGGGGAAGAGGAAACCACGCATGAGCAGCGCGACCGAGGCTGA
- a CDS encoding MFS transporter: MSDLPPAQDVPLPAKPAAPPPGSTGSRLASLAVASALFMEFIDSTSLSTALPTLARAFDADPVHLKLALTSYILALAVFVPVSGWAAEKFGARRVFLVAMTVFLAGSVLNGFATSLPQLVFFRIIQGMGGALMTPVARLIVVGSTPKEKLLTAMGWFTMPALVGPLIGPPLAGFVLSVADWPWIFWLNVPVGLLGMIAVMRFVPHIRTPDPGRFDWSGFALSAAAITGVVAVAETAGVGLIPWPLQIALVITALACGWSYLRLAATKARPILDLGLLRYQTFRASILGGTFVRLGVGAGPFLMPLLLQVALGWTPLQAGSVTLAGGLGVLGARPFAAFVLRRVGFRVMLTSFVVIAALLTAAPGFFTSATPAALIMLLLFLAGFSRASQFISANTIAFAEIPTEKVPAASTLQAVSQQIGLALGISFGGLMLHLARGLGGHDALTPASFTLPYLAIGAVTLLAVPVYLALDPRAGANISGHRRREDA; encoded by the coding sequence GTGTCCGACCTCCCCCCCGCTCAGGACGTCCCCCTCCCCGCCAAACCCGCCGCGCCGCCGCCGGGCTCGACCGGTTCGCGTCTCGCCTCGCTCGCCGTGGCCAGCGCCCTGTTCATGGAGTTCATCGACTCCACCTCCCTCTCGACCGCCCTGCCGACCCTGGCCAGGGCCTTCGACGCTGACCCCGTCCATCTCAAGCTGGCCCTGACCAGCTACATCCTGGCCCTGGCGGTGTTCGTGCCGGTCAGCGGCTGGGCGGCCGAGAAGTTCGGGGCGCGGCGGGTGTTCCTGGTGGCCATGACCGTCTTCCTGGCCGGCTCCGTGCTCAACGGCTTCGCGACCTCGCTGCCGCAGCTGGTCTTCTTCCGCATCATCCAGGGCATGGGCGGGGCCTTGATGACGCCGGTGGCCCGGCTGATCGTCGTCGGCTCGACGCCGAAGGAAAAGCTGCTCACCGCCATGGGCTGGTTCACCATGCCGGCGCTCGTCGGCCCCCTGATCGGCCCGCCCCTGGCCGGCTTCGTGCTGTCGGTCGCCGACTGGCCGTGGATCTTCTGGCTCAACGTGCCGGTCGGCCTCCTCGGCATGATCGCCGTCATGCGCTTCGTGCCCCATATCCGCACCCCCGACCCCGGCCGCTTCGACTGGAGCGGTTTTGCCCTGTCGGCGGCGGCGATCACCGGCGTCGTGGCCGTGGCGGAGACGGCCGGCGTCGGCCTGATCCCCTGGCCCCTGCAGATCGCCCTGGTCATCACCGCCCTCGCCTGCGGCTGGAGCTACCTGCGCCTGGCGGCGACCAAGGCCCGCCCGATCCTCGACCTCGGACTGCTGCGCTACCAGACCTTCCGGGCCAGCATCCTCGGCGGGACCTTCGTCCGGCTGGGCGTCGGAGCCGGACCCTTCCTGATGCCCCTGCTGCTGCAGGTGGCGCTCGGCTGGACGCCGCTGCAGGCCGGCTCGGTCACCCTGGCCGGCGGCCTGGGCGTGCTCGGCGCCCGCCCCTTCGCCGCCTTCGTACTCAGGCGCGTCGGCTTTCGGGTGATGCTGACCAGCTTCGTGGTCATCGCCGCCCTCCTGACCGCCGCCCCCGGCTTCTTCACCAGCGCCACCCCGGCCGCCCTCATCATGCTGCTGCTGTTCCTCGCCGGCTTCTCGCGGGCCAGCCAGTTCATCTCGGCCAACACCATCGCCTTCGCGGAAATCCCCACCGAAAAGGTCCCGGCGGCCTCCACGCTGCAGGCGGTCAGCCAGCAGATCGGCCTGGCGCTCGGCATCAGCTTCGGCGGCCTGATGCTGCATCTCGCTCGCGGGTTGGGCGGCCACGACGCCCTGACCCCGGCCAGCTTCACCCTGCCCTACCTGGCCATCGGGGCTGTGACCCTGCTGGCCGTGCCGGTCTATCTTGCCCTCGATCCGCGGGCCGGCGCCAATATCAGCGGCCACCGCCGACGGGAGGACGCATGA